In Bufo gargarizans isolate SCDJY-AF-19 chromosome 5, ASM1485885v1, whole genome shotgun sequence, the following are encoded in one genomic region:
- the LOC122938769 gene encoding SKI/DACH domain-containing protein 1-like — MGDLESGFEVVDGVRLGYLVIQGKQMFALSQVFTDLLKNIPRTTVHKRMDHLKVKKHHCDLEELRKLKAINSIAFRAAKCTLISREDVEALYTSCKTERVLKTKRRRISRPLSTKEHPSPDPYCSFWKENKVWLGLNESTKPIKRKAFAPGEPDLLPAADLPHFLSKYTGHSYPQIARSPCKTPGNYETPQIPGDCVAAFHSSLPYFRGVLCSKHPAYYYQPAIAQPKLGSSVTYRYKRRRSSADKDSSFHSSSSSSSRRFFFLPKPYRSKGTPLCLERIHLVNGFCAQHLDVLQEGYSSDSESSSAANDSDFGSSLSSSSNSVSSDDEEEEEEEEGSLSDSSELSSDEDSSSESDSSSVSSQVSVESIRFRRTSFSSPAHMAQANLLCQFPRSPSPSSGKATHCEIKSESQDWSHQGFRSSGMYCALGGSFPEKTSGIHLPLSAFSSNAKRSDMTINCEGGSSPSPKKKQTFLPQQRINRESKPSTLSPCVQRNTTTPSSLHCVSATTTEKGDKLCRGDVPENSEQPHNSGVKACTDLAFLHNVKIKIEDSSGHEEYHNQHKLNYECNVAKDELDSDRGEDKTEGALVKAKLDSVCTDTKQQTTSGDTVTPSEEDPPCTLDTPNKPEDGDYKYGAKVRKNYRTLVLGKRPILQTTPCKPNLKSARSPRSPGKSEFFEGTLDGITVTNRRKRLANNVASTVKRPFNFMANFPSPPSLIIGKEGDLVPAYSLNSTKDSYPPHKAHPIWKWQLGGSPVPLPPSHKFRTFQS, encoded by the coding sequence ATGGGTGATCTGGAGTCTGGCTTTGAAGTGGTGGATGGAGTCAGGCTAGGATACCTAGTCATACAAGGCAAGCAGATGTTCGCCCTGTCTCAGGTCTTTACAGATCTCCTGAAGAACATCCCAAGAACCACAGTGCACAAGCGCATGGATCATCTAAAAGTGAAGAAGCACCACTGTGACTTGGAGGAGCTGAGGAAGCTCAAGGCGATCAACTCCATAGCTTTCCGTGCGGCCAAATGCACTCTGATCTCCAGAGAGGACGTGGAAGCCCTGTACACCTCCTGCAAGACTGAAAGGGTCCTCAAGACAAAAAGGAGGAGGATAAGCAGACCACTGTCAACAAAAGAGCACCCTTCCCCCGACCCTTACTGCAGTTTCTGGAAGGAGAACAAAGTTTGGCTGGGTCTGAATGAATCTACCAAGCCAATCAAGAGAAAAGCCTTTGCTCCTGGAGAACCAGATCTTCTACCGGCTGCTGATCTACCTCACTTTCTAAGTAAATACACTGGTCACAGCTACCCACAAATAGCAAGGTCTCCTTGCAAAACCCCTGGAAACTATGAAACTCCTCAGATCCCCGGAGACTGTGTAGCAGCTTTCCACTCCAGCCTGCCCTACTTCAGGGGCGTGCTGTGCAGCAAGCACCCTGCCTACTACTACCAACCAGCCATTGCCCAACCCAAGCTAGGCAGCTCAGTGACTTACAGATACAAAAGGAGAAGGTCTTCAGCGGACAAGGACTCCTCattccacagcagcagcagcagcagcagtaggaggtTCTTCTTTTTACCCAAGCCCTACAGATCCAAAGGAACCCCCTTGTGCCTGGAGAGGATCCACCTGGTCAATGGCTTCTGTGCCCAGCACCTGGATGTCCTACAGGAGGGTTACAGCAGCGACTCAGAGTCCAGTTCTGCTGCCAATGACTCGGATTTTGGTTCTAGTTTGTCCAGCAGCAGCAACTCTGTGTCCTCCgacgatgaggaggaagaggaggaggaggagggaagcCTGTCTGACTCCAGTGAGCTGAGCTCTGATGAGGACAGCTCCTCTGAGTCAGACAGCAGCTCTGTGTCCAGCCAGGTCTCAGTGGAAAGCATACGATTCAGGAGAACTAGTTTTTCCAGCCCTGCTCACATGGCCCAAGCAAACCTCCTCTGCCAGTTCCCCAGGTCCCCTAGCCCTAGTTCTGGTAAGGCAACTCACTGTGAGATTAAATCCGAAAGCCAGGATTGGAGTCACCAAGGCTTTAGGAGTTCTGGGATGTATTGTGCTCTTGGGGGCTCCTTTCCTGAGAAAACCTCTGGGATCCATCTCCCACTTTCTGCTTTCTCCTCTAATGCTAAGAGAAGTGACATGACAATTAACTGTGAGGGGGGCTCTTCACCTAGCCCAAAGAAAAAACAGACATTCTTACCACAACAAAGGATAAACAGGGAGAGCAAGCCATCCACTCTCTCACCATGTGTGCAAAGGAATACCACAACCCCCAGCTCCTTACATTGTGTGTCTGCAACCACCACTGAGAAGGGGGACAAATTGTGTAGAGGGGATGTGCCTGAAAACTCGGAGCAGCCTCACAATAGTGGGGTGAAGGCATGCACTGATCTAGCCTTTCTGCACAATGTCAAAATTAAAATTGAGGACAGTAGTGGTCATGAAGAATACCATAACCAGCATAAGCTAAACTATGAGTGCAATGTTGCTAAGGATGAGCTTGATAGTGATAGGGGGGAGGATAAAACCGAGGGGGCTTTAGTCAAAGCCAAACTGGACTCTGTGTGCACTGATACTAAACAACAAACCACTTCTGGAGATACTGTGACTCCAAGTGAGGAGGACCCTCCATGCACTTTAGATACACCCAACAAGCCTGAGGATGGAGATTACAAATATGGTGCTAAGGTCAGGAAAAATTACAGGACACTGGTGCTAGGAAAAAGACCTATATTACAGACAACTCCCTGCAAGCCCAATCTGAAATCTGCAAGGAGCCCAAGATCCCCAGGTAAAAGTGAATTTTTTGAAGGGACACTGGATGGTATTACAGTGACCAATAGACGCAAAAGGTTAGCCAACAATGTAGCTTCTACAGTAAAAAGACCTTTTAATTTCATGGCAAATTTCCCCAGTCCACCGTCATTGATTATTGGCAAAGAGGGAGATTTAGTCCCTGCCTACTCCTTAAACAGCACAAAGGATTCTTACCCACCCCACAAGGCCCATCCTATTTGGAAATGGCAGTTGGGTGGTTCTCCAGTACCTCTCCCTCCTAGTCACAAATTCAGGACatttcaatcataa